A part of Lacibacter sp. H407 genomic DNA contains:
- the rplS gene encoding 50S ribosomal protein L19, giving the protein MNAAVAFIHEQLTVGKEHPKFKAGDNVTVNYKIVEGGKERIQGFRGDVIKRQGQGATATFTVRKISDGVGVERTFPVNSPNVDSILLNKVGKVSRAKLFYLRERSGKSARIKEKRMR; this is encoded by the coding sequence ATGAACGCCGCTGTTGCATTTATACATGAACAATTAACTGTTGGGAAAGAACATCCCAAGTTTAAAGCAGGTGATAACGTTACTGTGAACTACAAGATCGTTGAGGGTGGTAAAGAGCGTATCCAGGGCTTCCGTGGCGACGTGATTAAACGTCAAGGCCAAGGCGCAACTGCTACATTTACAGTGCGTAAGATCTCTGATGGTGTTGGTGTTGAGCGTACTTTCCCGGTAAACTCTCCCAATGTGGATTCTATTTTGCTGAACAAAGTAGGTAAAGTAAGCCGTGCAAAACTGTTTTACCTCCGTGAAAGAAGTGGTAAAAGTGCCCGTATTAAGGAAAAGCGCATGAGATAA
- the gatA gene encoding Asp-tRNA(Asn)/Glu-tRNA(Gln) amidotransferase subunit GatA encodes MKRSSSLYPFATIKEYQQHLFDGTTSCKQAVDFYLSQIKQFEHLNALVHVFAEEAMKRATELDEARNAGKTPGKLHGVVVTIKDVIAWQQHPLSAASNILNGFHSIYNSTAVQKLLAEDAIIIGTNNCDEFAMGSSNENSAYGPVKNKLDETRVPGGSSGGSAVAVQADLCMVSLGSDTGGSVRQPADFCGIVGMKPSYGRVSRHGLIAYGSSFDQIGVLANSVEDAALVLSVIAGADEFDSTVSSLPVPDYAAAISQPSSTKPVLGYFKQTLEHEGLDEEIRTTHKNFINRLKEDGYEVKELDFDLIDYIVPTYYVLTTAEASSNLSRYEGVRYGHQSVPLKEELTEFYSANRSEGFGKEVQRRIMLGTFVLSAGYYDAYYTKAQQVRRKLYEQTKLVFSDIDVLLMPVSPSTAFKIGEKNSNPIEMYLADIYTVFANLVGVPGISIPLFQHSNGLPFGLQLMTKHFDEVSLLRLADGLLKTSKAS; translated from the coding sequence TTGAAGCGATCGTCTTCATTGTATCCATTTGCAACCATAAAGGAATACCAGCAGCATTTGTTTGACGGAACTACTTCCTGCAAACAAGCCGTTGATTTTTACTTGTCTCAAATCAAACAATTTGAGCATCTCAATGCATTGGTACATGTGTTTGCAGAGGAAGCAATGAAACGAGCAACTGAGTTGGACGAGGCACGTAATGCAGGTAAAACACCTGGCAAACTGCATGGTGTAGTAGTTACTATTAAAGATGTAATTGCATGGCAGCAACACCCCCTCTCCGCTGCCTCCAACATACTCAATGGATTTCATTCCATTTACAATTCAACTGCGGTACAAAAATTATTAGCTGAAGATGCCATCATCATCGGTACGAATAATTGTGATGAATTCGCCATGGGCAGCAGCAATGAGAATTCAGCGTACGGTCCGGTAAAAAACAAACTGGATGAAACAAGAGTACCTGGCGGTTCTTCGGGTGGCTCTGCAGTGGCTGTACAAGCTGATCTGTGCATGGTGAGTTTGGGAAGTGATACCGGCGGATCCGTTCGGCAACCCGCCGATTTTTGTGGAATTGTTGGAATGAAACCAAGCTATGGAAGAGTGAGCCGACATGGACTCATTGCTTATGGCTCCAGCTTTGATCAGATCGGTGTATTAGCCAATTCTGTTGAAGATGCAGCATTGGTACTTTCAGTAATTGCAGGTGCTGATGAGTTCGACAGTACTGTTTCCTCATTACCTGTTCCTGATTATGCAGCTGCAATCAGTCAACCATCTTCTACCAAACCTGTGTTGGGTTATTTCAAACAAACCCTGGAACACGAAGGGTTGGATGAAGAGATAAGAACAACACATAAAAATTTCATCAACCGGTTGAAGGAAGATGGATATGAAGTGAAAGAACTCGACTTTGACTTGATCGATTATATCGTACCAACTTATTATGTATTGACTACTGCCGAAGCCAGCAGTAACCTCTCCCGTTACGAAGGGGTACGTTACGGGCACCAGTCGGTACCGTTGAAAGAAGAATTAACAGAATTTTACTCGGCTAACCGTTCCGAAGGTTTTGGCAAAGAAGTGCAACGCCGTATTATGCTGGGCACCTTTGTATTAAGTGCCGGTTATTACGATGCGTATTATACAAAAGCACAACAGGTGCGACGCAAATTATACGAGCAAACAAAGCTGGTATTCAGCGATATAGATGTTTTGCTGATGCCCGTTTCACCTTCCACCGCTTTTAAGATCGGCGAAAAAAACAGCAACCCCATTGAAATGTATCTGGCCGATATCTATACCGTGTTTGCCAACCTTGTGGGTGTCCCCGGCATCTCCATTCCCCTGTTTCAACATAGCAATGGTTTACCTTTCGGACTTCAACTCATGACAAAGCATTTCGATGAAGTATCTTTGCTCCGCCTTGCCGATGGGTTACTAAAAACCTCCAAGGCATCGTAA
- a CDS encoding patatin-like phospholipase family protein, which translates to MSQLLSLKSLCRQPLERLFGKMNEEQLENILQLTNILEFEAGQYLFQQGEKGHSFYIVLSGRFRAMQHNENDIFILGDISTGEPIGEFSLFTQEPHSASVVALRKSTILQLEDDDYKTLVQQFPSFANTITKFIIERMRRNNHQTKMDAAPKNIAVVNLQPANDVSAYTGAIQQELQKMGFGISIYDSASHTGEQDHSTFDAMEKQPGLNFLVCDMENPEWARQCIAYCDIVIVATDFHAQSELYEIEQVLHLYSDNVMNKKIYLLLLHEESAALPSNTRRWFHDRKVDLHLHMRKNNAADTRRFCRIVTHQAIGLVLGGGGARGFAHVGVTKALLEQGVEFDFIGGTSAGAVYGAGLSFLDFDFEKSAAMCKLAADSKLTSNDLTLPIVSLMSGKKIRKFLDSMFGDSHLEDLWVNTYCVSANFSSASLKIHERGLTQLQVAASMAIPGVFPPVIINKHLHIDGGVIDNLPVEAMYKKPVRHIIAVSLSAEATTMVDLHEIPSSWHLFWSRITNTTTYQLPGISSILVNSITINSRHRQESSKPNVSLFLELDLKEFKFLDWTNWKQLIEKGYQQTKQKLTDTKEEMQFWK; encoded by the coding sequence ATGAGTCAACTACTCAGCCTTAAATCGCTTTGCCGCCAGCCGCTGGAACGTTTATTTGGAAAAATGAATGAAGAGCAGCTGGAGAATATTCTACAGCTCACCAACATTCTTGAATTTGAAGCAGGGCAATACCTGTTTCAGCAAGGCGAGAAAGGCCATTCGTTTTATATTGTTTTATCGGGCCGTTTCAGAGCCATGCAGCATAATGAAAATGATATTTTTATTTTAGGCGATATTTCTACCGGCGAACCCATTGGTGAATTTTCCCTCTTTACACAGGAGCCGCATAGTGCATCGGTAGTAGCGTTGCGGAAGTCAACGATTCTGCAACTGGAGGACGATGATTATAAAACATTGGTACAGCAATTCCCTTCCTTCGCTAATACTATTACAAAATTTATTATTGAACGGATGCGCCGCAACAACCATCAAACAAAAATGGATGCGGCACCAAAAAATATCGCTGTTGTCAATCTGCAACCGGCCAACGATGTAAGTGCATACACCGGTGCTATCCAGCAAGAGTTACAAAAGATGGGTTTCGGCATCAGTATTTATGATTCTGCATCGCATACAGGTGAACAGGATCACAGCACATTTGATGCAATGGAAAAACAGCCCGGTCTCAATTTCCTTGTATGTGATATGGAAAATCCGGAATGGGCCCGGCAATGTATTGCTTATTGTGATATTGTGATCGTAGCAACCGATTTTCATGCACAAAGTGAGCTGTATGAGATCGAACAGGTATTGCATTTGTATTCAGACAATGTGATGAATAAAAAGATCTACCTGCTATTGTTACACGAAGAAAGTGCAGCCTTGCCTTCCAATACAAGACGCTGGTTTCATGACCGCAAAGTTGATCTGCATTTACACATGCGAAAAAATAATGCGGCTGATACACGTCGATTTTGCCGCATTGTTACACACCAGGCAATCGGATTGGTATTGGGCGGTGGTGGTGCCAGGGGTTTTGCTCATGTAGGTGTCACAAAAGCGTTATTGGAACAGGGTGTTGAATTTGATTTTATCGGCGGTACCAGTGCAGGTGCCGTGTATGGTGCAGGATTATCTTTTCTTGATTTTGATTTTGAAAAGTCGGCGGCGATGTGCAAGTTGGCGGCCGATAGTAAATTAACATCAAACGATTTAACGCTACCCATTGTATCGTTGATGTCGGGTAAAAAGATCCGGAAATTTTTAGACTCGATGTTTGGTGATTCACACCTCGAAGATCTATGGGTGAATACCTATTGTGTGTCGGCTAATTTCTCCAGCGCTTCCTTGAAAATTCATGAACGTGGTTTAACACAATTACAGGTAGCAGCCAGCATGGCCATACCCGGTGTATTTCCTCCGGTGATCATCAACAAACATTTACACATTGATGGCGGTGTAATTGATAATCTTCCGGTAGAAGCAATGTATAAAAAACCGGTACGACATATTATCGCTGTTTCATTATCAGCTGAAGCAACAACCATGGTTGACCTGCATGAGATTCCTTCTTCCTGGCACTTATTCTGGAGCAGGATCACCAATACAACCACCTATCAGCTGCCGGGCATTTCTTCAATTCTGGTAAACAGTATTACCATTAACAGCCGCCATCGGCAGGAAAGCAGTAAGCCCAACGTATCACTATTTCTCGAACTTGATTTGAAAGAGTTTAAATTTTTAGACTGGACTAATTGGAAACAGCTCATTGAGAAAGGATATCAACAAACCAAGCAGAAGCTTACTGATACAAAGGAGGAAATGCAGTTCTGGAAGTAA
- a CDS encoding lytic transglycosylase domain-containing protein — translation MYKIFLILVFISCVHGSFAQTDSAANGIAADTTKQGNVEKYGFQALFVNKEFNSSTSYDAQIHPQAWGFIQDYLDRYGKNLEKMKSWGIPYFTLIDNVLMQYGLPNELKYLAVIESGLSTNATSWVGARGPWQFMPYTAKEYGLNVNGWIDERTDYFRSTHAAAKYLTYLYNDLNDWLLVIAAYNGGPGRVYSAIKKSGSRDFWKLQYYLPTESRNHVKKFIATHYIMEGKGGITTMVNDGKKPTAPVFAPEKTDPNISVQTIVGKFSSVVMAKNLVIDLLRFNQLNPNFDGVLAGNQPFDLRLPNDKMQQFNANRYNILNESVQLLMRFYGDDGMKDIYPKVSELPEVKKKPVPKKRG, via the coding sequence ATGTATAAAATTTTTCTCATCCTCGTTTTTATCAGTTGTGTGCATGGATCGTTTGCACAAACAGATTCTGCTGCCAATGGCATAGCCGCTGATACAACAAAACAAGGCAATGTAGAGAAGTATGGGTTCCAGGCTTTGTTCGTGAACAAGGAGTTCAACTCTTCCACTTCGTATGATGCCCAAATTCATCCACAAGCATGGGGCTTTATCCAGGATTATCTTGACCGCTATGGTAAGAATCTGGAGAAAATGAAAAGCTGGGGCATCCCGTATTTTACATTGATCGATAATGTACTGATGCAATACGGATTGCCGAATGAATTGAAATACCTCGCCGTAATTGAAAGCGGACTCAGCACCAATGCTACCAGTTGGGTGGGTGCACGTGGACCGTGGCAGTTTATGCCGTACACCGCCAAAGAATATGGATTGAATGTGAATGGCTGGATCGATGAACGTACCGATTATTTCCGCAGCACACATGCCGCCGCAAAATATCTTACCTACTTGTATAACGATCTCAACGATTGGTTATTAGTGATAGCAGCTTACAATGGCGGACCCGGCCGTGTGTACAGTGCAATTAAAAAAAGTGGCAGTCGTGACTTCTGGAAGTTGCAATATTATTTACCAACCGAAAGCCGGAACCATGTAAAAAAGTTTATCGCTACGCACTACATCATGGAAGGCAAAGGTGGTATTACCACGATGGTGAACGATGGCAAAAAACCAACAGCTCCTGTGTTTGCACCGGAGAAAACAGATCCCAACATCAGCGTACAAACCATTGTAGGAAAATTCAGTTCGGTGGTAATGGCGAAAAATTTAGTGATCGATCTGCTGCGCTTCAATCAACTCAATCCCAATTTTGATGGAGTGCTCGCAGGCAATCAACCCTTTGATCTGCGTTTGCCCAACGATAAAATGCAGCAGTTTAATGCCAACCGTTATAATATTCTCAATGAGAGCGTGCAACTGTTGATGCGCTTTTACGGCGATGATGGCATGAAAGATATTTATCCCAAAGTATCGGAATTACCTGAGGTGAAGAAGAAACCTGTGCCGAAGAAAAGGGGTTGA
- a CDS encoding anthranilate synthase component I family protein, with protein MDNHHYQLPGHSYECLAGCGVITSVKANAGNAFESLQTFLDRQNDWCFGHFGYDLKNETEQLTSAHENKIGFADLYFFVPQYVFQLSETTLRIGTLQDDHVAIYDAICNEKMEMAEKEAAIVFQERVSKADYINSINRIKEHILRGDCYELNYCMEFFAEQSMIDPLRVYQSLTAISPNPFSAFYKVDSSYLLCASPERFLRKQGTQLLSQPIKGTVKRNVDDAVADAVLKEQLHSSKKDRSENVMVVDLVRNDLSRVCKEGTVNVDELFEVYSFPQVHQMISSIVGEVKEELNFTDIIRATFPMGSMTGAPKRKVMELIGQYEQSRRGIFSGAVGYIAPDGDFDFNVVIRSILYNEASNYLSYMVGSGITFYSDAENEYEECLLKADAIRSVLS; from the coding sequence TTGGACAACCATCATTACCAATTACCCGGCCATAGTTATGAATGCCTGGCGGGCTGCGGTGTTATTACTTCTGTAAAAGCAAATGCAGGCAATGCATTTGAATCTCTGCAAACATTTTTGGATCGACAGAACGATTGGTGTTTCGGGCACTTCGGTTACGATCTGAAAAATGAAACTGAACAATTAACCTCTGCACACGAAAATAAAATCGGATTTGCCGATCTGTATTTTTTTGTACCGCAGTATGTATTTCAGTTGAGTGAAACAACATTGCGGATCGGTACGTTGCAGGATGATCATGTAGCTATTTATGATGCTATCTGCAATGAAAAAATGGAAATGGCAGAAAAAGAAGCAGCCATTGTTTTTCAGGAACGTGTTTCAAAGGCAGACTACATCAACAGTATTAATCGTATTAAAGAACACATTCTTCGTGGCGATTGTTACGAGTTAAATTACTGCATGGAATTTTTTGCAGAACAATCAATGATTGATCCGTTGCGTGTGTATCAATCGTTAACAGCTATATCTCCCAACCCGTTTTCTGCATTTTACAAAGTTGACAGCAGTTATTTGCTCTGTGCAAGTCCTGAACGTTTTTTACGCAAACAGGGAACGCAGTTGCTTTCGCAACCGATCAAAGGAACCGTGAAACGAAATGTGGATGATGCCGTTGCAGATGCTGTGTTAAAGGAACAACTCCACAGTAGTAAAAAGGATCGTAGTGAAAATGTAATGGTAGTTGATCTGGTGCGGAACGATTTGAGCCGTGTATGCAAAGAAGGAACGGTGAATGTTGATGAACTGTTTGAAGTGTATTCATTTCCGCAGGTACATCAAATGATTTCTTCTATTGTTGGTGAAGTAAAAGAAGAATTGAATTTTACAGATATTATCCGTGCCACATTTCCCATGGGAAGTATGACGGGTGCACCCAAACGAAAAGTAATGGAGTTGATCGGGCAATACGAACAAAGCAGAAGAGGAATTTTTTCCGGAGCGGTCGGTTATATTGCTCCCGATGGAGATTTTGATTTCAATGTGGTGATACGAAGCATTCTTTACAACGAGGCCAGTAATTATCTTTCTTACATGGTTGGCAGTGGTATTACGTTTTACAGTGATGCAGAAAATGAATATGAAGAGTGTTTGTTGAAGGCAGATGCGATACGGAGTGTGTTGTCATAG
- a CDS encoding Sec-independent protein translocase subunit TatA/TatB, whose product MNFQPILLGVLGTQEIIIIAIIILLLFGGRKIPELMKGLGKGIREFNDAKNTVRKEIEESSTTDTPPQNKQ is encoded by the coding sequence ATGAATTTTCAACCCATACTCTTAGGCGTACTCGGCACACAGGAAATCATCATCATTGCCATTATCATTCTGTTGTTATTCGGTGGTCGTAAGATCCCTGAACTGATGAAAGGTTTGGGTAAAGGTATCCGTGAGTTTAACGATGCCAAGAACACTGTGCGTAAGGAAATTGAGGAAAGCTCAACTACCGACACACCTCCGCAGAACAAACAGTAA